A stretch of DNA from Streptococcus sp. NPS 308:
AATCTTAATAGCGCCAGTACGCTTTTACCAACGCTTTATCTCACCAGCCTTTCCACCCTCTTGTCGTTTTGAGCCTACATGTTCCAACTACATGATTCAGGCTATTGAAAAACATGGCTTCAAGGGTGTTTTGATGGGCTTGGCTCGTATTCTCCGATGTCATCCTTGGTCGAAAATAGGCAAGGATCCTGTGCCAGACCACTTTTCCCTCAAACGAAATCATAAATAAAACGAATTACAATGGTGATTTGTTTTATTTATAAGCAGTTTCAAGTTGGAATGATGATTTCCACTATCCTTCTCCTATAAAAAGTGGTAAAATGGAGGACAGAAAGAAGGAACTGATATGACAACATTATTTTCAAAAATCAAAGAAGTAACAGAGCTTGCTGCAATCTCAGGTCATGAAGCGCCTGTCCGGACTTATCTTCGTGAAAAGTTGACACCGCACGTGGATGAAGTGGTGACAGATGGCTTGGGTGGTATTTTTGGTATTAAACATTCAGAAGCTACCGATTCGCCCCGTGTTTTGGTTGCTTCTCATATGGATGAAGTTGGTTTTATGGTTAGTGAGATTAAGCCAGATGGTACCTTCCGTGTCGTTGAAATCGGTGGCTGGAACCCTATGGTGGTCAGCAGCCAACGCTTTAAACTCTTTACTCGTGACGGTCGTGAAATTCCAGTGATCTCAGGTTCTGTCCCTCCACATTTGACACGTGGAACAGGTGGACCAACCATGCCAGCTATTTCGGATATCATTTTTGATGGCGGTTTTGCGGACAAGGCTGAAGCAGAAAGTTTTGGAATCCGTCCAGGTGACACCATTGTCCCTGATAGCTCTGCTATCTTGACAGCCAATGAAAAAAATATCATCTCTAAAGCTTGGGACAATCGCTACGGTGTTCTCATGGTGAGCGAGTTAGCTCAAGCCTTGTCAGGTCAAAAACTTGGCAATGAACTCTATCTTGGCTCTAACGTCCAAGAAGAGGTTGGTCTTCGTGGCGCTCATACTTCTACAACTAAGTTTGACCCAGAAGTTTTCCTAGCAGTTGACTGTTCACCTGCTGGTGATGTCTACGGTGGCCAAGGCAAGATTGGGGATGGCACCTTGATTCGCTTCTACGATCCAGGTCACTTGCTTCTCCCAGATATGAAGGATTTCCTTTTGACAACGGCTGAAGAAGCTGGCATCAAGTACCAATACTACTGTGGAAAAGGCGGAACGGACGCTGGAGCAGCTCATCTGAAAAATGGTGGTGTCCCATCTACAACTATCGGTGTCTGTGCACGTTATATCCACTCTCACCAAACCCTCTACGCGATGGATGACTTCCTAGAAGCCCAAGCTTTCTTGCAAGCCTTGGTGAAAAAATTGGATCGTTCAACGGTTGATTTGATTAAAAATTATTAAACATAAGGGAGATTGCTCGGGATGGCAGAAGCAAATCTAGAAAGCTTAATAAAAGACCTCTATAACCATGCCCGTCAGGGCTTGAGTGACGATTTAGTCGCTGCTCTCCTAGAGACTGCTAAGAAACTGCCTACTACAAATGAGCAGTTACTAGCAGTCCGTCTCTCAGGACTGGTCACCCGTGAATTGCTCACCAATCCCAAACACCCAGCACCTGAATTGATCAATTTGGCTCGCTTTATCAAAAGAGAAGAAGCTAAGTACAGAGGAACTGCAGTTTCTGCTATTATGTTTGGTGAACTCTTTAAAATGCTTTGATTCCATTGTGAATCAAAGCATTTTTCTATATGCTAGAAAAGACATTCTTGATGAGTAGACGAAAAAGCCATCCCATTCAGGATAGCTTTTTGTTTATTAGATTTGTTCAGCGATGACCTTTTCAGCAAGGTTCATGGCGTGGTCAGATACACGAGTGTAGTGGGAAATGATGTCGATAAAGTTGACTCCAGCTTGTGTAGAACACTCACCCTTGTTAAGGCGTTTGATATGGGTCTTTCTGAGAATGCGTTCCATATTGTTGATTTCTTTATGGCGTTCAATTAGACTTTGAGCTTTCTCAGTATCGTTGTTTTCCACACTATCAAGGGCATCTTTGATGAACTCAGTGGTAGCGTGATAAATCTCAGCTAGCTCTTTCAAAGCGGCCTCAGAGAACTGAACATTCTTGCGTTGGAGATAGTCTGTTAGGTTGATTAACCCTTCTGCGTGGTCTCCAATCCGTTCCAAATCACGAGACGAGTCGAGGATGTTGGTTAGGATTTCACTTTCCTTTTGACTCAATGATTCGCTTGAAAGGCTAATTAGGTAACGAGTGAGTTTTTCGTCAATTGTGTTAATAGCTTCTTCAGTCTTGTGGCCTTTCTCCGCTAGTTTTTCATCTAGATTAACGATGTAGTCGTAGGAAAGGTCAAAAGCTTTTGCAGCATAGTTCCCCAAGTGAAGAAGTTCTTTTTTGGCATTTCCTAGAGCGATAGAAGGCGCCTGTTTGATGAGTTGTTCATCCAAGTAGAGAGCCTCGTATTTAACAACTTCATCTTCACCAGGAATGAGCTTGGTCACAATGTAAGCCAAGGCACCGATGAATGGGAACTGGATAATGGTATTTGTAATATTAAAGGTTCCGTGAGCAAAGGCAATGGTCATTTCTGGAGCTAGATTGAGCGCCGATTCAAACCATTGAATCAAGCCCGTGAAAGGTACAAGGAAGACAATACAGATAACCGTACCAATTACGTTAAAGGCGACATGGGCACCGGCAACACGTTTGGCAGCGATATTGGCTCCAAGAGAAGCAATGATGGCTGTAATGGTCGTTCCGATATTATCACCAAACAAGACCGGTAGGGCACCTTGTAGGTCAATCAAACCACTTGCGTACAGATTCTGTAAGATACCGATAGTGGCGGATGAAGCCTGAATGAGTAGGGTCAATCCAGTTCCGACAAAGACACCTAGAATAGGACTCTTACTTAGTTCAACCATGTAGTCTCTAAAGACTTGCAGGTCTTTTAGGGGTTCCATTGCACCGCTCATAAGATTGAGAGCGAAGAAGATACCTCCTACACCAAAGATAATCCGTCCAATGTTATTGATGGAGCGATTCTTGGTGAAGAAGAGACAAACTGCTCCGATAAAGAGCATAGGTAAGGCGTAATCTCCTAGCTTAAAACCGATGATAAAGGATGTAACGGTGGTTCCAATATTGGCACCCATGACAATACCGATAGCCTGACGCAAGGTCAAAAGTCCTGCACTGACAAGTCCTACTGTAATGACTGTAACACCAGAACTTGATTGAATCAGCGCCGTCATACCGATACCAACCAGCACACCGAAGAAGGGATTGCTGGTATATTTGTCAATGTAAAAACGAAGGCGATCTCCAGCAGCTTGTTGCAAACCGTCTCCCATGGTCTTGATACTATATAAAAATAGTCCCAGACCACCTAAAAAGTGAAATAAAATTTCCTGCCAATTAATGGACATTTCTTTTTCCTCCGAAAAATAATCGCGGAATTTCTCCTATTCTATTTTAAAGGATAATAGGAAATCTAACAAGTGTTTAATGGAAATTTTCATAAGAAAAAGGTAACTTTCTCTAAAAATAGAGGATAAATTTACTGTAAGAGAGTCGAATGATAGGATTGTGTCCAAATTTTACTGATTATTATCCTAGTTATAGTTTTTGTGTCAAACAGATTGACATCGCTTTCATATAAGATAAAATGAAGATGATCCTGTTCGGGTGGTGCCCACTAAGAGCAGTTGCTTTTTATCTAAAAAGTAAAGCGCTTACTTTTTATTTTATTAGGAGGATAAGATGAAAGATCTATTTTTTGAAAAACGTTGCCGTTACAGTATTCGTAAGCTGTCCATCGGGGCTTGTTCCTTGATGATTGGTTCAGCTCTATTTGCGAGCCCAGCTCTTGCCGAACAGGTCGCTGCCCCTGAAACAGCTGCTAGTACGAGCACTCAAGCGACAAGTGCCAGTGAAATGACTAATCCAGAAACCGCAGCCATCGAAAAACAATTAGAGGAAACTGAAAACAAAGTAGCTGAGCAACCAATTTCAGAAAACACTCCAGCAATAGCTGATTTAGTTAATGAAAAAGAAGAAGCAAAGCCAGCTCCGACAGATAAAACTGAAAAACCTGCTCAACCAACTGACAAAGAAGGAGTCAAGCCTGAGGAAACTCCTCAAGTGGCTGACAATAAAGCTGACAAACCAAGTCTAGCAGACGTTCCTAAGAATGAAGAGAAGAGTCTCCGACCAAAAGAAATCAAGTTTGATACTTGGGATGATTTGTTGAAATGGGAACCAGGTGCGCGTGAGGATGATCCCATCAATCGATCCTCAGTTGAACTCGCCAAGCGCCATAGAGGTCAGTTGGTTAACGAAAAAGCAAGCAGAAGAGCCAAAGTTCAGGCGCTAGCAAATACCAACTCAAAGGCTAAAGACCACGCTTCTGTTGGTGGAGAAGAATTCAAGGCCTACGCCTTCGATTACTGGCAATACTTGGATTCAATGGTCTTCTGGGAAGGCCTAGTCCCTACTCCAGATGTCATTGATGCAGGCCACCGTAATGGTGTGCCTGTTTATGGAACCCTCTTTTTCAACTGGTCAAACAGCATTGCTGACCAAGAGAAATTTGCAGCCGCTTTGAAGCAAGATGAGGATGGCACCTTCCCGATTGCACGTAAACTTGTTGATCTCGCTAAATACTATGGCTTTGATGGCTACTTCATCAACCAAGAAACAACGGGGGAATTGGTAGCACCTCTTGGTGAAAAAATGCGCCAATTCATGCTCTATACAAAAGAATACGCAGCTAAGGTCAACCATCCAATCAAGTATGCTTGGTACGATGCCATGACCTACAAATACGGTCGTTACCATGAAGATGGTCTAGGTGATTACAACTACCAATTCATGCAAAAGGAAGGTGACAAGGTCCCTGCAGATCAATTTTTTGCTAATTTCAACTGGAATAAGGAAAAGAATGATCACTCTGTAGAGATGGCTAAATGGCTAGAACGTAGCCAGTATGATGTCTTTGCAGGCTTAGAATTGCAACAAGGTGGTTCTTATAAAACCAAGGTCAACTGGGATGCTCTTTTAGATGAAAATGGCAAGTTGCGCTTGTCTCTTGGACTTTTTGCGCCAGATACCATTACCAGTCTAGGAAAAACAGGTGAAGACTACCACAAGAACGAAGACATCTTCTTTACAGGTTATCAAGGGGATCCAACGGCTCAAAAACCAGGAGATAAAGAGTGGTATGGAATTGCCAATTTAGTTGCGGACCGCACTCCAGCAGTAGGACGCACCTTCACTACCTCTTTTAATACAGGTCATGGTAGAAAGTGGTTTGTAGATGGCAAAGTTTCTAAGGATTCTGAATGGAACTACCGTTCTGTTTCAGGTGTCTTGCCAACATGGCGCTGGTGGCAGACTTCAACGGGTGAAAAACTCCGTGCAGAATATGACTTTACAGATGCTTATAATGGCGGAAACTCTCTTAAATTCTCAGGTGATGTAGCTGGTAAGACGGACCAAGATGTGAATTTGTATTCTACTAAACTAGAAGTAACGGAGAAAACCAAACTTCGGGTTGCCCACAAGGGAGGAAAAGGCTCCAAAGTTTATATGGCCTTTTCTACGACTCCAGACTACAAATTTGAGGATGCAGCTGCATGGAAAGAACTGACTCTCTCTGATGACTGGAAGAATGAAGAATTTGACCTTAGCTCACTGGCAGGTAAAACCATCTATGCAGTTAAACTCTTCTTCGAACATGAAGGTGCTGTAAAAGATTATCAGTTCAACCTAGGACAATTAACGATCACGGACAATCACCAAGCGCCACAAGCACCTACAGGTCTCTCAGTAGTGAAACAGTCTCTTAAGAATGCTCAAGAAGCTGAAGCAGTTGTTCAATTTACGGGTAACCAAGATGCAGATTTCTATGAAGTCTACGAAAAAGACGGTGACAACTGGCGCTTATTGACAGGTTCATCTGCTTCAACCATCTACTTGCCAAAAGTTAGCCGTTCTGCTAATGCCACTGGTACGACTCAAGAATTGAAAGTCGTTGCAGTTGGTAAAAATGGACTCCGTTCTGAGGCTGCAACTGCGTCATTCAACTGGGGCATGACTGTTCAGGATACAACTCTCCCAAGACCTTTGGCTGAAAATATTGTTCCAGGGGCAACAGTTATCGGTAGCACTTTCCCCAATACTGAAGGCGGGGAAGGCATCGAAGGCATGTTGAACGGTACGATTACAAGTCTGTCAGACAAGTGGTCTTCAGGACAATTGAGCGGTAGTGTCGATATTCGTTTGACTCAACCACGTCGTGTTGTCAGATGGGTAATGGATCATGCGGGAGCTGGTGGTGAGTCTGTTAACGATGGTCTGATGAATACCAAGGACTTTGATCTTTATTACAAGGATACAGATGGCGAGTGGAAACTAGCTAAGGAAGTCCGTGGCAATAAAGCGCACGTGACGGATATCACTCTTGATAAACCAATCACTGCCCAAGACTGGCGTTTGCATGTCATTACATCTGATAACGGAACACCTTGGAAGGCCATTCGTATCTACAACTGGAAGATGTACGAAACCTTGGACACAGAAAGTCAAAATATTCCAATGGCTAAGGTAGCTGCTCGTTCACTTGGAAACCACCAAGTTCAACTAGGCTTCTCTGATGTTCCAGCAGGTGCGACCATCACCGTTTACGACAAGGCAGATTCACAAACACCAATTGCAACCTTGAAGACTGAAACTGGTGGCGATTTGGCAACAGCACCATTGGCCTTTGACAAACAACCAAATCTCCTCTATTATCGTACCCAACTACCTGGCAAAGAAATCAGTAACACCTTGGCTGTAGCGATTCCACAGGATGAAAGAAAAATTGCTGCAGTTAGTCTCGAAAAAGGACCTAAGAAGACGGTTTATAAAGAGGGAGAAAAACTGGACCTAAGAGGCGGAACACTCCGTGTTCAATACGAAGGGGGACAAGCCGATGAGCTGATTAACCTTACTCACTCAGGTGTGACGGTATCTGGATACGATGCTCATCAAAAAGGGGAACAAAACCTAACACTTCAATACCTTGGTTTACCAGTGTCAGGTGATCTGAAAGTCCAAGTGACAGGACAGGATGAAGGAAAACCAAAAGAAGTAGCAGGTTTGTACATTACGAAGAAACCAAAAACAGACTATCTAGTAGGGGATCAACTGGATCTTTCTGAAGGTCGCTTCGGTGTCCTCTATGATGATGAGACGGAAGAAAGTCATGCCTTTACGGATCAAGGTGTTGAAATCACGGGCTATGATGCTCAGAAGACTGGACGACAAACCTTGACCCTGCATTACAAGGGACACACTGCTGAGTTCGATGTCTTGGTTTCTCCAAAAGCAGCTGTCAACGATGAGTACCTCAAACAAGAAATCACTGCTGCCCAAGGTCGCCAGTCAACCCTTGCCTATACCTTCTCAAGTGAGAACAAACAAGCTGTACTAGTAGAGAAACTTAATGCAGCGAAAGCTGTTGCAGAAAACCATGATGCCAGTCAAGAAGAAGTCAACAAAGCCTTGAATGAATTGAAACAAGCTGGAGCGGACTTGGATGGAAATCAACGTTATCAAACTGCTAGAGAAGAATTGGAAGGCTTGCTCGAGTCCGTCCGTGAAAAAGATTCTCAAGATGAGTTGATTGCCCAAGCTGAAGCTTTGTTGTCTTCACAAACACCAACTCCACAAGCTTTTTCGGACATGAAAGAAAAGTTGAATAAGAAACTAGCACCAGCAGAAGAAAGCAATCATGTTGGAAGCATGGATCCAAATGAAGTGGCTCCAACAGTTGAAGCCCTCCCTGAACTAGTTATTGAAACTGAAACAACAGCCTTTGAACGTCAGGAGCGACCAAACGCTGAGCTTCTCAAAGGACGACGCCAGCTAGTTCAAGCAGGAGCGGAAGGCCAAGTTCGTCGTCTAGTAGAAGTAGATGCCCAAGGCAAACGCATCCTTCGTTCAACTGAAGTTCTCAAGGAAGCCCTCCCAGAAATCACAGAAGTTGGAACAAAAGTTTTGTCAAGTAACCAACCGGCTGAGGGAGTAAAAGACCTAGTTTTAGAAATTTCGAAACTAGAAATTGAAGAGGATACAGTAGCCTTCGAACGTCAAGAGCGACCAAATGCAAGCCTTCTGAAAGGTCAACGTCAGCTAGTTCAAGCAGGAGCGGAAGGCCAAGTTCGTCACTTTGTAGAGGTGGATGCCCAAGGCAAACGCACCCTTCGTTCAACTGAAGTTCTCAAGGAAGCTGTCCCAGAAATCACAGAAGTTGGAACAAAAGAAGAGCTAGACTCACAAACAACAGACCAAGCGTCTTTAGCAGCATCGGTAAAAGTTGAAAAGTCAACAAATCAACTGCCAAATACTGGTGTAGAAACAGATGCCAGTCTAGTAGCTATGGGACTTTTCGGAGCAATGAGTGCATATGGCTTGCTTGCTAGAAAGAAGAAAGAAGACTAATCGATTTAGAATTCTTGGAATTTCTCATAACAACTAAAAAACAAGGTTTGACTGCAAGTCGGTCAGGCCTTGTTTTGATTATTTTATCTTGCTTTGATTACTTATTTGATAAGGTTTTTCTAGATTTGATTTTAAAAAATCCTAATTTCAGTCTCAAGAAAGAACAAGAAAAGTTTAGGCTTTTTCTATCTCTTTTGCTGATTTTGTGATATAATTAACACGTATAAAAAAAGAAGGAGTCATATCTAATGGCAAAATTGACTGTTAAAGACGTTGACTTGAAAGGGAAAAAAGTTCTCGTTCGTGTTGACTTCAACGTACCTGTTAAAGATGGCGTGATTACCAATGACAACCGTATCACTGCAGCTCTTCCAACTATCAAGTACATTCTTGAACAAGGTGGACGTGCAATCCTCTTCTCTCACCTTGGACGTGTAAAAGAAGAAGCAGACAAAGAAGGTAAATCACTTGCTCCTGTAGCTGCTGACTTGGCAGCTAAATTGGGTCAAGACGTTGCTTTCCTTCCAGGTGTCACTCGTGGTGCTGAATTGGAAGCTGCGATCAACGCTCTTGAAGATGGACAAGTTCTCTTGGTTGAAAACACTCGTTTCGAAGATGTTGACGGCAAGAAAGAATCTAAAAACGATCCTGAACTTGGTAAATATTGGGCATCACTTGGAGATGGTATCTTCGTAAACGATGCATTCGGTACAGCTCACCGTGCACACGCATCTAACGTTGGTATCTCAGCAAACGTTGAAAAAGCAGTTGCTGGATTCCTTCTTGAAAACGAGATTGCCTACATCCAAGAAGCTGTTGAAGCTCCAGAACGTCCATTCGTAGCAATCCTTGGTGGTTCAAAAGTTTCAGACAAGATCGGTGTTATCGAAAACTTGCTTGAAAAAGCTGATAAAGTCCTTATCGGTGGTGGGATGACTTACACATTCTACAAAGCACAAGGTATCGAAATCGGTAACTCACTTGTAGAAGAAGACAAATTGGATGTTGCGAAAGCTCTTCTTGAAAAAGCAAACGGTAAATTGATCTTGCCAGTTGACTCAAAAGAAGCAAACGCATTTGCTGACTACACTGAAGTAAAAGACACTGAAGGTGAAGCAGTTGATCCAGGCTTCCTTGGTTTGGACATCGGTCCAAAATCTATCGCTAAATTTGACGAAGCCTTGACTGGTGCGAAAACTGTTGTCTGGAACGGACCTATGGGTGTATTTGAAAACCCTGACTTCCAAACTGGAACAATCGGTGTGATGGACGCTATTGTGAAACAACCAGGCGTGAAATCAATCATCGGTGGTGGTGACTCAGCTGCAGCAGCGATCAACCTTGGTCGCGCAGACAAGTTCTCATGGATCTCTACTGGTGGTGGAGCATCAATGGAACTCCTTGAAGGTAAAGTATTGCCTGGATTGGCAGCACTTACAGAAAAATAAGCTTTCCTAAATGAAACGATGAAAAGAGGAACTTTGTTTCCTCTTTTTCTTGTTGTTTGAATTAAAAACGTTTCCTATCGATTTTGGCTCATAAAATCAACTAATTTATGATAAAATGGAAATAGAAAGTTGAGATTATGGGTTATTTTAAAAAATATAAATTTGATAAGTCACAGTTCAAGCTTGGTCTACGAACCTTTAAAACCGGAATTGCTGTTTTTTTAGTTCTCTTGATTTTTGGATTTTTTGGTTGGAAGGGACTTCAAATTGGGGCTTTGACAGCAGTCTTTAGTTTGAGAGAAAGCTTTGACAAGAGTGTTCATTTTGGGACATCACGCATTCTAGGAAACAGTATCGGAGGTTTCTACGCCCTTGTTTTCTTCCTTTTAAACACTCTATTTCAAGAAGCCTTTTGGGTGACCTTGCTGATCGTTCCAATCTGCACCATGTTAACCATTATGACAAATGTCGCCATGAATAATAAGGCGGGAGTTATCGGCGGAGTTTCGGCAATGTTGATTATTACCCTATCGATACCGAGCGGGGAGACAATTTTGTACGTGTTTGCTCGTGTATTTGAAACTTTTATGGGTGTTTTTGTGGCAATACTCGTAAATTATGATATTGATCGTTTCAGAAATCTTTTAGAGAAAAAAAGAAAATAATGTTACATTTTGTGACATTATTAATTGACGTATAGATTTTTTTAGACTATAATAGACAGAAAGAAGGAAATTGTAAATGAAGGAAAAAGAATTTCGTCGAAATATGGCTGTTTTTCCTATCGGTAGTGTGATGAAGTTGACCGATCTATCGGCGCGCCAGATTCGTTATTATGAAGATCAAGAGTTGATAAAGCCTGATCGAAACGAAGGGAACCGTCGTATGTATTCTTTGAATGACATGGATCGATTGCTTGAGATCAAAGATTATATCTCTGAAGGTTTCAATATTGCTGCCATTAAGAAGAAATACGCTGAGCGTGAGGCGAAATCCAAGAAAGCAGTGAGCCCAACGGAGGTGCGTCGTGCGCTTCATAATGAGCTCCTCCAACAAGGACGCTTTGCTTCAGCGCAGTCACCTTTTGGTCGCGGTTAGTCAATCGCAAGTAGTCAAAAATTAAGGAGTAAACACATGCCAATCACAGCTGCAGATATTCGTCGTGAAGTCAAGGAAAAAAATGTTACCTTTATCCGTCTCATGTTTTCAGATATTCTGGGAACCATGAAAAACGTCGAAATTCCTGCTACAGATGAACAGTTAGATAAGGTCTTGTCAAACAAAGCCATGTTTGATGGCTCTTCTATTGAAGGTTTTGTACGTATCAATGAGTCAGATATGTACTTGTACCCAGACTTGGATACGTGGACAGTCTTTCCTTGGGGAGATGAAAACGGAAGTGTTGCAGGTTTAATCTGTGATGTTTATACAACAGAAGGTGAACCATTTGCAGGTGACCCTCGTGGCAACCTCAAACGTGCTCTTCGTCACATGGAAGAAGTAGGATTCAAATCCTTCAACCTTGGTCCAGAGCCAGAATTCTTCCTATTTAAGTTGGATGA
This window harbors:
- a CDS encoding endo-beta-N-acetylglucosaminidase; amino-acid sequence: MKDLFFEKRCRYSIRKLSIGACSLMIGSALFASPALAEQVAAPETAASTSTQATSASEMTNPETAAIEKQLEETENKVAEQPISENTPAIADLVNEKEEAKPAPTDKTEKPAQPTDKEGVKPEETPQVADNKADKPSLADVPKNEEKSLRPKEIKFDTWDDLLKWEPGAREDDPINRSSVELAKRHRGQLVNEKASRRAKVQALANTNSKAKDHASVGGEEFKAYAFDYWQYLDSMVFWEGLVPTPDVIDAGHRNGVPVYGTLFFNWSNSIADQEKFAAALKQDEDGTFPIARKLVDLAKYYGFDGYFINQETTGELVAPLGEKMRQFMLYTKEYAAKVNHPIKYAWYDAMTYKYGRYHEDGLGDYNYQFMQKEGDKVPADQFFANFNWNKEKNDHSVEMAKWLERSQYDVFAGLELQQGGSYKTKVNWDALLDENGKLRLSLGLFAPDTITSLGKTGEDYHKNEDIFFTGYQGDPTAQKPGDKEWYGIANLVADRTPAVGRTFTTSFNTGHGRKWFVDGKVSKDSEWNYRSVSGVLPTWRWWQTSTGEKLRAEYDFTDAYNGGNSLKFSGDVAGKTDQDVNLYSTKLEVTEKTKLRVAHKGGKGSKVYMAFSTTPDYKFEDAAAWKELTLSDDWKNEEFDLSSLAGKTIYAVKLFFEHEGAVKDYQFNLGQLTITDNHQAPQAPTGLSVVKQSLKNAQEAEAVVQFTGNQDADFYEVYEKDGDNWRLLTGSSASTIYLPKVSRSANATGTTQELKVVAVGKNGLRSEAATASFNWGMTVQDTTLPRPLAENIVPGATVIGSTFPNTEGGEGIEGMLNGTITSLSDKWSSGQLSGSVDIRLTQPRRVVRWVMDHAGAGGESVNDGLMNTKDFDLYYKDTDGEWKLAKEVRGNKAHVTDITLDKPITAQDWRLHVITSDNGTPWKAIRIYNWKMYETLDTESQNIPMAKVAARSLGNHQVQLGFSDVPAGATITVYDKADSQTPIATLKTETGGDLATAPLAFDKQPNLLYYRTQLPGKEISNTLAVAIPQDERKIAAVSLEKGPKKTVYKEGEKLDLRGGTLRVQYEGGQADELINLTHSGVTVSGYDAHQKGEQNLTLQYLGLPVSGDLKVQVTGQDEGKPKEVAGLYITKKPKTDYLVGDQLDLSEGRFGVLYDDETEESHAFTDQGVEITGYDAQKTGRQTLTLHYKGHTAEFDVLVSPKAAVNDEYLKQEITAAQGRQSTLAYTFSSENKQAVLVEKLNAAKAVAENHDASQEEVNKALNELKQAGADLDGNQRYQTAREELEGLLESVREKDSQDELIAQAEALLSSQTPTPQAFSDMKEKLNKKLAPAEESNHVGSMDPNEVAPTVEALPELVIETETTAFERQERPNAELLKGRRQLVQAGAEGQVRRLVEVDAQGKRILRSTEVLKEALPEITEVGTKVLSSNQPAEGVKDLVLEISKLEIEEDTVAFERQERPNASLLKGQRQLVQAGAEGQVRHFVEVDAQGKRTLRSTEVLKEAVPEITEVGTKEELDSQTTDQASLAASVKVEKSTNQLPNTGVETDASLVAMGLFGAMSAYGLLARKKKED
- a CDS encoding bacteriocin immunity protein — encoded protein: MAEANLESLIKDLYNHARQGLSDDLVAALLETAKKLPTTNEQLLAVRLSGLVTRELLTNPKHPAPELINLARFIKREEAKYRGTAVSAIMFGELFKML
- a CDS encoding Na/Pi cotransporter family protein; its protein translation is MSINWQEILFHFLGGLGLFLYSIKTMGDGLQQAAGDRLRFYIDKYTSNPFFGVLVGIGMTALIQSSSGVTVITVGLVSAGLLTLRQAIGIVMGANIGTTVTSFIIGFKLGDYALPMLFIGAVCLFFTKNRSINNIGRIIFGVGGIFFALNLMSGAMEPLKDLQVFRDYMVELSKSPILGVFVGTGLTLLIQASSATIGILQNLYASGLIDLQGALPVLFGDNIGTTITAIIASLGANIAAKRVAGAHVAFNVIGTVICIVFLVPFTGLIQWFESALNLAPEMTIAFAHGTFNITNTIIQFPFIGALAYIVTKLIPGEDEVVKYEALYLDEQLIKQAPSIALGNAKKELLHLGNYAAKAFDLSYDYIVNLDEKLAEKGHKTEEAINTIDEKLTRYLISLSSESLSQKESEILTNILDSSRDLERIGDHAEGLINLTDYLQRKNVQFSEAALKELAEIYHATTEFIKDALDSVENNDTEKAQSLIERHKEINNMERILRKTHIKRLNKGECSTQAGVNFIDIISHYTRVSDHAMNLAEKVIAEQI
- a CDS encoding phosphoglycerate kinase, which produces MAKLTVKDVDLKGKKVLVRVDFNVPVKDGVITNDNRITAALPTIKYILEQGGRAILFSHLGRVKEEADKEGKSLAPVAADLAAKLGQDVAFLPGVTRGAELEAAINALEDGQVLLVENTRFEDVDGKKESKNDPELGKYWASLGDGIFVNDAFGTAHRAHASNVGISANVEKAVAGFLLENEIAYIQEAVEAPERPFVAILGGSKVSDKIGVIENLLEKADKVLIGGGMTYTFYKAQGIEIGNSLVEEDKLDVAKALLEKANGKLILPVDSKEANAFADYTEVKDTEGEAVDPGFLGLDIGPKSIAKFDEALTGAKTVVWNGPMGVFENPDFQTGTIGVMDAIVKQPGVKSIIGGGDSAAAAINLGRADKFSWISTGGGASMELLEGKVLPGLAALTEK
- the yidD gene encoding membrane protein insertion efficiency factor YidD; translated protein: MKRILIAPVRFYQRFISPAFPPSCRFEPTCSNYMIQAIEKHGFKGVLMGLARILRCHPWSKIGKDPVPDHFSLKRNHK
- the glnR gene encoding transcriptional repressor GlnR, whose product is MKEKEFRRNMAVFPIGSVMKLTDLSARQIRYYEDQELIKPDRNEGNRRMYSLNDMDRLLEIKDYISEGFNIAAIKKKYAEREAKSKKAVSPTEVRRALHNELLQQGRFASAQSPFGRG
- a CDS encoding FUSC family protein, which gives rise to MGYFKKYKFDKSQFKLGLRTFKTGIAVFLVLLIFGFFGWKGLQIGALTAVFSLRESFDKSVHFGTSRILGNSIGGFYALVFFLLNTLFQEAFWVTLLIVPICTMLTIMTNVAMNNKAGVIGGVSAMLIITLSIPSGETILYVFARVFETFMGVFVAILVNYDIDRFRNLLEKKRK
- the pepA gene encoding glutamyl aminopeptidase, which produces MTTLFSKIKEVTELAAISGHEAPVRTYLREKLTPHVDEVVTDGLGGIFGIKHSEATDSPRVLVASHMDEVGFMVSEIKPDGTFRVVEIGGWNPMVVSSQRFKLFTRDGREIPVISGSVPPHLTRGTGGPTMPAISDIIFDGGFADKAEAESFGIRPGDTIVPDSSAILTANEKNIISKAWDNRYGVLMVSELAQALSGQKLGNELYLGSNVQEEVGLRGAHTSTTKFDPEVFLAVDCSPAGDVYGGQGKIGDGTLIRFYDPGHLLLPDMKDFLLTTAEEAGIKYQYYCGKGGTDAGAAHLKNGGVPSTTIGVCARYIHSHQTLYAMDDFLEAQAFLQALVKKLDRSTVDLIKNY